Proteins encoded in a region of the Ziziphus jujuba cultivar Dongzao chromosome 3, ASM3175591v1 genome:
- the LOC107422156 gene encoding small ribosomal subunit protein uS14m — protein MSVSEENANIRDHHRRVLAARFELQRKLYKSMYKDASLPGELREESRFKLSKLPRNSSFTRVRNRCIFTGRGRAVYEVFRMSRIVFRELASKGMLMGVKKASW, from the coding sequence ATGTCGGTGTCGGAAGAGAACGCCAACATACGAGACCACCATCGGAGGGTTCTGGCGGCGAGGTTTGAACTCCAAAGGAAGCTGTACAAGTCCATGTACAAAGATGCCAGCCTTCCTGGTGAGCTCCGAGAAGAGAGTCGCTTCAAGCTCTCCAAGTTGCCCAGGAACAGCTCCTTCACGCGCGTCCGCAACCGCTGCATCTTCACCGGCCGTGGACGCGCCGTTTACGAGGTCTTTCGCATGTCCCGTATTGTTTTCCGAGAGCTGGCTTCCAAGGGCATGTTGATGGGCGTCAAGAAAGCTTCTTGGTAG